The window GCAATGCCCGCTTCAGCAGTTTCGCTGATCCACAGGGTAGAAGCCGAAGCAATCTTTCTACCAACTTAGGTGTGCAACATAAGTTTATGGATCGCAGATTGATTGTAAGTCTGAACCTGATTGATCCGTTCACACCACAGCGTTTCCTCACTTATACATACGGTGCAAATTTCAATATTGAAAGCTTCAGCTCTACTAATACCAGAAATATCAGGCTCTCTATTGCCTATCAGTTAAACCGCATGGTACAAAAAAGCAGCTTGAATGACAAGCAGAAGAAAGCGATTCTGGATAAAATCAAAAAGTGATTAAGCAATACTAGGCAGTTTGCTGTTCAACCAACTATTCTTTACTGGTGTAATCCAGGTATTCAGAAAAGCAGCTTTGGTGCTCACTAAATTGTTGAAGTATAACGTGTCTGGTGTGATAAACCCATTGCTGACGCCATAGTTCAACTGGCTCATTGGCAATAACTGCACTTTGTCTTTGATATAAAAAGCCAGCGTCTGGCGATCGAACATGTTCACACCAAATTCCTGTTCAATGGCTTTAATCAAATGCACAGAACTATCTGTACTGCAGCCACCCACTGTTGCAGCAGTTTCATCTGCCATGAGTACCACAAATTGGCCTAAGAAAAGATTGCCATATCCTTTAACAGCATGACCATGGCTTTTCCAGTTCTGGATAAAATCTTCCAGCATCCCTTCAATCTTGAGTGCTTCACTGATACCGAATGGACGTGATGATTGATAAATCCAAACGCGTGAGTTGGGGTTGAAATCCTCCGGAACCAAGTGCTGATAATTGGGTACATTCATGAAGCAAATGTACAAAATGGATCAGCAGGTAGTATCCAAAGGGAGTAAACTCGTTGCCATCATTTACTGGGGATTGGCTTTACTGATTTCACCCATAGCAATTGGGGGTCTACTGAGTTTTCCAAGTCAAGCTGCTATGCTGGGTTTGGTATTTCTGTTGATTTTCTGCTTCTTTCTATGGGCTGGATACCGGCAATGGCAATTGGCAAAGCAGGTTTTGCAGGAAGCTGCGCAGGCAGCCGTAGCGGTAAATCAGGCAGGCAGTTTGCAAAATCAACAGCACCGGGAGGGTCTGCCAATAGTTTGGGAATATACAGCTGCAGATTGGCAAGCATTTGCTCGTTGGGAGCAAAAAGAACGTAAGACCAATACCTTAATTGAGGCGTTTGTGTTAGCGGTTCTCGGAATGCTCATGATCATTTTATCCCGGGGTGCTAACTGGGTCGTTGCGTTAGTGATCAGTACAATCATCGCAACGGTCTATTATCTGTTAAAAGTTTGGCTCACGCTTAGGGGGATAAGGCAGCCAGATCAGGAAAAAAGCTATCGTGTGAAGATTACTGCCGATGGCGTTTTTGTGAATGGGCGTTATCATGCAATCCAGAATCAGCAACGTTGGCGTGGTAAACTAATATTAAATGAAGCTGTTCAACCTGCCGTGTTGGAGTTCACTTTTCATTGGAATACAAGAAGGGGAGAGACCTTCGATGAAGTGCGCATACCGGTACCTGAAGGTGCTATAGTGCAGGCAAGAGCTTTGGTGAAAAGCTGGCCTGGTAATCAGCTTGCATCATCTTGATGGCGATAAGCAAAAATTAAAGCGCCAAGACATGCTGCAGCCAGTTTGAGGGTAATATTTTTTATGCTGATGATTAAAGACCAGTCTAACTGTTGTTTCACCAGATCAATTAGTACATCACCTATCAGCAAAGCGGGAAAGGCAATGCCGGCAAAGCCGAAGAATTTTTTCCAGTGAATGCGTTGCATATTATTCCATATTCATGGCGATCATTTCAGCGATATCTAATACCTGAACTGCTTCTTCTTTTTCATTCAGCTTCACACCGTCTGTCATCATGGTATTGCAGAAAGGACAAGCTGAAGCTATAAAACCAGCACCGGTCTGTAAAGCTTCTTCCGTTCTTTCCAGGTTGATGCGCTTATCGCCGGGTTCATCTTCTTTGAACATTTGTGCACCACCAGCACCACAACAAAGGCCTTTGGTTCTGCAGCGCTTCATTTCCACGAGCTCAGCATCCAGTGCTTCCAGTACTTTTCTGGGTGCTTCGTAAATATCATTGGCACGACCGAGATAGCAAGAGTCATGATAGGTAATGCGTTTGCCTTTAAAGCTACCACCTTCCTTCATACGAATCTTACCTTCATCAATCAGCTGCTGTAACAAAGTGGTATGGTGAATCACTTCATAATGGCCACCGAGTTCAGGATATTCATTTTTCAATGTATTGAAGCAGTGCGGACAGGTAGTGACTATTTTCTTGATGCCATAGCCGTTCAATACCTGAATGTTTTGATAGGCCATCATTTGAAAGAGAAACTCATTGCCAGCTCTGCGCGCAGGATCACCGGTACAAGCTTCTTCTTTGCCAAGTATTGCCCACTTAATACCGGTTTTGTCTAAAATAGTGGCAAAGGCCTTGGTGATTTTTTGTGCACGCTGATCAAAACTGCCGGCGCATCCTACCCAGAAAAGTATTTCCGGTGTTTCACCGTTCATCATCAGCTCGGCCATGGTATTCACTTTCATATCTTCAAAATTGAGTAGGTAATGATTATGCGTTTGCCCATTGATCACGCTCATCAGGAGAAAACTTCCAAGGAGCGAAATTGTTTTCTGTATTACTGAACATGCCGTTCCATTCGTGCGGTGCATTGCTTTCTTCCATGATTAGGGATCTGCGCAGTTCGGTAATGATGTCTAAAGGAGAAATACTTACCGGGCATTCCTGTACACAGGCATTACAAGTAGTGCAAGCACGCAGTTCTTCTACGCTGATATAATCATGCAGCAATGATTTGCCATCATCTTGAAAGCTGCCATGTTGGTTGATATGCTTACCCACTTCTTCCAAACGATCACGGGTAGCCATCATGATTTTTCTAGGGCTTAATAATTTGCCAGTGCTGTTGGCGGGACAAGCAGCTGTGCAACGGCCACACTCAGTACAGCTATACGCATCCAGTAAATTTTTCCAACTAAGGTCCATTACATCTTTCGCACCAAAGCGGGCAGGAGGTGCTGCATCGGCTGGCGCTAACTCAGGCTGCATTGCATACAATACTTCGTTCTGTACAGAAGGCATGTTGCGCATCTTGCCCGGTGCATCCAGTCTGGCATAATAGGCATTGGGAAATGCCAATAAGATATGCAGGTGCTTAGAATAAGGCAGGTAATTCAAGAAAGCAAATATGCCCACAATGTGCAACCACCAGCAAGCTCTTTCGATAGCAATCAATGTGCTGTCGCCAAGCGATTGAAGCGAAGGAGCTAGTAAACCAGAAAAGAAGAAATTGCCGGTATCATGGTAATGTGCATTGCCGTTTAATTGCAAAGCACGATCGGCTGCATTCATCGTGATGAATAAACTCATCAAAATAATCTCAGTGATCAAAATATAGTTAGCATCACTACGTGGCCATCCGTTCAGGTCCTTACTAATAAAGCGTTTGAGTTTGATGATATTTCTTCTGCTCAGAAAAATGACGCAGACAAGAATCACGCCTACAGCCAGCCACTCAAAAGCGTTGATTAGGAAAGTATAGAAACTGCCCAAGGGCTCAGCAAACAAGCGATGATTACCAAGAATACCATCTAGTACAATTTCCAGCACCTCTATATTAATGATGACAAAGCCAGCATAGATCACAAAATGCAGAATGGCTACAAGCGGATTCTGGAACATCTTTTTTTGTCCCAACGCCAACAATACCACATTGCGCCAGCGTACTGCGGGTTGATCGTTTAAATCTTCCGCTTTGCCCAGCAGAATATTCCGCCTGATTTCACTGGCTTTCTTGTAAAACAGCCAGGAAGCAGCCCCGGCTAAGAGTACGAACAGCACTTGCTGAATGATTTGCATATCGTTATGCTTGAGGTCGCTAAGATAGCGGATTTGCTTTGTCGATTCTTGCTTTGTGATTACCTTGTACATCCAATCTGGATAAAGCATGAACAGGAAGTATATTTTGGATCAGGTTACTGCAGCCCATAAGCTGCAGCGCATGGCATTGGAAGTGGCAGAACAGTTGAGTGGAGAAGCCGCCCCCTTGGTAATTATTGGGGTCAAGGGTACCGGAATGGTGATCGCAGAAAAGATCGCTCAGTTGGTGCGGCAATACCTAACCAATCCCGTTCAGGTGATGACCGTTAGTCTTGATAAACAATTACCCAGAGAAGTAGAATTGAGTGAATCTATTGATCTAACCGGCCGGCATATTCTGTTGGTAGATGATGTAACCAATAGTGGAAGAACCCTTTTGTATGCCCTCAAACCTTTGTTACAATATCATCCCAGAACAATCCATACCCTTGTTTTGGTAGAGCGCATGCACAAGCAGTTCCCGGTTAACGCAGACTTTGTTGGGCTTTCTATTGCCACAACACAGGAAGATCATATTCAGGTTGATGTGGCAGATGGGGAAGTAATATCAGCGTATCTGCTTTAAAAATACAGCCAGTGCATTTTTAGGCCATTACGAGATAGTTGCAAAGCAGGTGCGGGCATTTTAAAAGCATTAAGTACGAAAAGACCAGCTTTTACCCATTTCTTTTTGGTTTTAATACGGGTGAAATCAATATCAGGTGATAGATACCATTGTCTGTATCTAACAATGTCATTTCTGTTGTAAGGAATTCCGTTTTTATCTACCCATTGATTGGTTGATGCACCAAACATACCCTCTGCACCATAGCCTACAGCGATATTGAGCCAGGGCGGCAGGTTTGATTTTGGTAGAAAGGATTTCAGGTTTGCACTTAACCAATAAGTTTGCGCATTATAATCTTTCAGCATTCTGTTTGCCAGGCCTTTGCCATACAAATCATCCGCACGTGCGTTCAGAATAGGATCGCCATAATTATTTCGGTGAAAGGAGAACTTTAGCTGAATTTTTTGTTGGTCCCATGCGAGTTCCTGCGCAACAAGCAAACCACTCCCTGCAATATTCGCAGCAAAATCGCCCCAGCTCCAGCCCCATTCCGTTGAAAAGCCATCCAGTATTTCAATAGCTGTTTGATAGATGGCGCCGCTCATGCCGCCAATCCAGATGCGTTGTTTTCTTGGTAAACCCGCCCAGCGCCACATTTCCATACTTACTTTACTTTCTATATAGGCGCTGTACATATGTCCCACTTTATCAACCTGTAGCCATTCTTTATTATCATTGAATGTATGAAACTTGCCTTGGGGATAGTTCTTGTACCATGCGTTGTATAATAGTACCATGGTTCCCCCGTAGCCAATGATATTGCCGGCAGTAACCAGTTGCACGCGCTTTTTGTTGATGGACTTAGAAGGCAGAAGACTGGAGTCGTACTGGGATAAAGCGGATATCCTCAGGAATAAAAAGACTGAAAAAAACACGAGCTTCTGAAAGCGCATACTGCAAACATACGATGCAGGATGCATAGCTGATTTTCCTGATGTACGGATATCTAAAAAGGTTAACTTGCGATACACAATAACCAATCCTAAAATCAATAACTATGGATGCTGCCATCTTAGGTCGCGTACAAGTCTGGCTGAACGGCAACTACGACGCTGAAACCAAAGCCACAATAGCACAATTAGAAAAAGAAAATCCCGACGAACTGGCTGATGCCTTTTATAGAAACCTTGAATTCGGAACCGGTGGTCTCCGTGGCGTCATGGGTGTGGGTACCAATCGTATGAATAAGTATACTGTTGGTATGGCTACACAAGGTTTCGCCAACTATTTGAAGAAGACATACGGTGATGCTCCTGTAAAAGTGGCCATTGGGCACGACAGTCGCAACAACAGCCGCTTCTTCGCCGAGACTACAGCGAATGTGTTTGCAGCCAATGGCTGTGAAGTATATCTATTCGAAGCTTTGCGCCCAACACCCGAACTCAGTTTTGCAATTCGGCATTTAGGTTGTCAGGCTGGTGTGGTTTGTACTGCATCGCACAACCCTAAAGAGTACAATGGCTATAAAGCTTATTGGAATGATGGCGGACAGTTGGTGCCTCCGCATGATAAGAACGTGATCAAGGAAGTAGAAGCCATTACTTCAGTAGATGAAGTGAAATGGTCTGGCGGCGAAAGTCGTATCCAGCTGATGGGTAAGGAAATGGATGCCGCATACATTGATATGGTGAAAAGTCTGAGTGTATACCCGGATGTGATTGCCAAGCAACACGACTTGAAAATTGTATACACCCCCATTCACGGTACAGGTATTACTTTGGTACCTGATGTATTAAAAGCTTTTGGTTTCACCAATGTAACTATCGTTGATGAGCAGGCTACACCCGATGGTAATTTCCCAACAGTTGTGTATCCTAACCCTGAAGAAAGTGAAGCCATGCATATCGGCTTGCAAAAAGCCAAAGCGTTGGATGCAGATATTTTGTTGGGTACAGATCCAGATAGCGACCGTGTAGGCATAGGTGTGAAAAACCATAAGGGCGAGTGGGTACTTATGAATGGTAACCAAACAGCAGTATTAGCTTTTGCATACATGATGGAAGCGCGTCGTGCAAAAGGTATTGCACAGCCTAATGATATGGTGGTTAGCACGATTGTTACAACTGAAATGATTAATGATGTGGCCAAAGCCAATAACGTGGCTTGTTACAATGTTTTGACCGGGTTTAAATGGATTGCTGAACTCGTAAAAGCGAAAGAAGGCAAAGAAAACTATATCGTTGGTGGCGAAGAAAGTTTTGGTTTGATGATTGGCGATAAGACACGCGATAAGGATGCCATCAGTGCAGTTGCCCTGCTTTGCGAAATGGCTGCTTATGAGAAGAATCAGGGCAGAACGCTCTTTGATAAGATGATTGATCTCTATACCCAATATGGTTTCTACTATGAGAACCTGATCAGCATTACCAAGAAGGGCATGAACGGACAAAAAGAGATTGCAGCGATGATGGAAGGCTATCGTACCAACCCGCCAGCAACCATCAATGGTGCGCAAGTAGTACAATTGCTCGATTATCAATTGCAGCAGGGTAAGAATTTGGTTACTGGCGAATCTTGGTCTATTGATCTACCAAAGAGTAATGTACTGCAGTTCATTACTGCCGATGGCAGTAAGATTTCTGCAAGACCAAGCGGTACTGAACCCAAGATCAAGTTCTATTTCAGTGTAAAGACTGATTTGGCCAATCGCGCAGATTTTGATACGAAGCTAGCTGAGCTGGAAAACAAGATCAGCGGTATCGTTAAAGATATGCAGTTGAAATAGTGTAGTAATTACTGATAATGAAATGCCGCCTTGTGCGGCATTTTTTGTGCATAGTTACCCAATTGCCTGAATTCTTGTTCACAAGCGACAATGTTCAGGAGCGTTCTAGTGCAGGAATATTACATTTGTTCGGCATGAGGAAATTTGAAGACACATATCAGCATAAAGGTTTGCGTAAGAAGTTGGTAGAACTGCTGCGCGAAAAGGGCATTACAGATGAATCTGTACTTGCAGCAATCGGCAATATACCAAGGCATTATTTTCTGGATTCTGCATTTGATAAAATTGCATACGAAGACAGAGCATTTCCAATCGGAGAGGGGCAAACCATATCTCAACCTTATACAGTTGCGTATCAGTCACAATTATTGCAAATCAAAAAAGGCGATAAGGTATTAGAGATCGGAACAGGAAGTTTTTATCAGGCTGCTGTACTGGCCGAGATGGGTGCGTGGGTGCATACCATTGAGCGACAAAAAAAATTATACGAAAAACTCAAGGGCTTTCACCTGCGTAATAAATATCCTAACGTCAAATTTTTTTATGGAGATGGCTTTGAAGGGTTGCCAACCTATGCGCCTTTTGATAAAGTCATCATCACAGCTGCTGCACCATTCATTCCACCCAAACTGGTAGAACAAATGAAAGTTGGCGCGCTGATGGTAATACCCGTTGACGAAGGAGAAGCGCAGCGTATGTTGCGTTTAACCAAACTACCGGATGGTACATTAAAAGAAGAGAGCTTTGAGCAATTCTCATTTGTGCCAATGCTTACCGGAAAGAATCAATAAATAAAAAATCCCGCAGGTGCGGGATTTTTTTATAAGATATCTGATTGGATTAGCCGTTCATGCCGCCCATCATGCTACCGGCACCGCCATCCATATCGCCCTTGGTGCTCTTACGCTTGAAGAGGTTTGGATCAAACTTACCAAAGCGCCAGCTGAAGTTCAGGCGTAATACCTGTGGGTCTCTTCTGCGCTGGAAAGTCTGGGTAAAGAATGGAGACTCAGCAAAGCTTTGTTGTAACTGTGTGCGGAAAATATCGTTCATGCTCAGTGTGAGTGAACCGGTATTGCCACCTTTCCATGTGAAATCTTTTCTGATTGACATGTCAACTGCATAACGCGGGAGGTTGTATCCCTGTGCAGTACCAACGTTACCGCCGCCAAACATCATACCACCGCCAAATCCACCACGGCCACCACCAAATCCGCCGCCACCACCACCGGGAGGTAATACAGTCTTGGCTTGGTAATCACCACTCAGCTGGATAGAATAGCCTTTCTTCAACTTAAAGTTGTTATTCAACTTCGCGAACCAGCTTACCAATTGGTTATTGAGGTTGTTGGCAATATTCTCACCATTAATCTGAGAGTTAAAGATGTTCAGGTTAGCAGTCATGTTCCACCATTTCGTTACATCCATACGGTTGGTGATTTCAATACCATAGATTATGCTGTTATTGGCATTGGTAAAGGTGTTGAACACCACACTGTCAAATGGCTTCAATGGATCTGTTCCTTTGTACTGGTAACGTGTAATCAGGTTGGTACTATACTTAAAGAAAGCGTTGATCAATAAGTTGGCTCCTTTCTTATACGCATTGTTATAAGATAATTCCAATGAGTTTACAAATTCAGGCTTAAGGCCTGCATTACCTACGTTCAGGTTCTGAGGGTCTGTATAATCAATAAATGGAATTAACTGGAAGAAATTAGGTCTGTTGATTCTGCGTGAATAGTTCACCTGAATATCTTCTTTGTCTGATTTCTTGTATGTAATAAATGCACTTGGGAAGAGGCTGATCGGGAAGTCTACCCTGAAGCTGGAATCCTTACCCAAAATGCGGCCATCATAGAAAGAGCTTTCTGCTCTCATACCCAATTGATAGCTCCAGTTCTTTTTCTTGAAACTGTAAATGCTATAAGCTGCATATACGGCATCATTGTAAGCGAAATTGGCACTAATGCTTGGGATTGTTTGAAAACTATTGGTGTTATAGTTGTAAAACTGCTGCACGTTATTGCTGGTAAAATCACGCAACTGTGCACGAGCGCCTGCTTCGAACTTGCTGTTATCGGTAATAGGGTTCTCGTAGTCAGTCTGAATGATGACAAAACTATTTGAACCTGAGCCCAGCGTTTTTTGCAGAATCGGATTTCCCTTTATGCTGAAAGAGTTGGGGAAATAAGTTGTTTGTGTAAAGTCAGAATTGTTCTCGTTATTGCTTTTGTTATAATTGATGTCTGCTGTCCACTCATGACCTGCTTTAGGAAAATTATGTTTGAAACTCAAGCTGGCACCCACATTTCTGAATTCTGCTGCAGAATATGCATCTCTGAGGCTGTATGAAGTGAAAATATTGTTGATGGTTGAGTCAATTCGCTGCACTTCTTCGTTGTTGAATACGCCATTCACGTAGCTACCAGATACAGTAATGGTGTTTCTGTTATCAACGAAATAATCCATACCACCTCTTAAGAAAGCAAAGTATCCTGAGTTGGTTGCATTACTGTTTTGTAAAACAATGGCTTTAGAGCTTGTTCCGAAATTGTCTCTGTCTGTCAGTGCAGTTGAAATTGATTTACGCTGGTTGTAGTTACCAGATAAGAAAAAATTAAATTTATTCTGACGGAGGTTTAAATCACCGCCAATGTTTGAACGCCAACGGCTATCCAAGCCATAGCGGAGACCACCGTTGTAACCAACTTTTTTATTCTTCTTCAGAACAACGTTTAAGATACCGGCATTACCACCTGATGCATCAAACTTAGCAGATGGGTTGGTAATCAACTCTACCTTCTCAACGATATCAGCAGGAATCTGCTCTAACGTTAGGGTTGTAGGTCTGCCATCAATGAACAACTGAGGAGCTGCGTTACGAAGGGTAACGTTGCCATCAATATCCACATTCAATGAAGGGATATTACGCATAATTTCAACTGCCGTTTGACCGGTACTGTTGATATTCTTTTCTACGTTAAAGATTTTGCGGTCAACACCCATTTCAAAGAATTGCTTGGCTGTTGTAGTTACCGTTACGTTGGCAAGGGTGCTGGCATCTTCTTCCATCTTTATATTACCCAGGTCTTTATCAGCCTGACCAAGGAGTTGCTGAAAGCCGCCACTTTGTGCCAGTGCCTGTGGGCCGCCGGCAGGCATTTTGATGTCGAATTTGATTGATTTTTCCAGGGTCTTGAAGCCCAGGCTACTTACTTTCAATTTGAAGTTACCGAATAAAGGCAGGTTTTCAATATTGAAATCCCCTTGTTTATCAGTGAGTTGTGTAGATAAAATCGCTTCTTTCATCCTTTTGGTCACCGTATCAAAACGGTTTCCGATCAGCTGAACACTGGCGCCTTCGATACCCTTATTAGAAGCATCCACCAGCTTACCGTAAAATCGGCCAATATTCATATTCTGGCCGCCCATGCCACCGCGGTTACCACCCATACCCGGGAATTGCGAAAAGCCTAAATAACTAATTGACAATAAAATAAAAACAAATAACAATTTTCTCATGACTATATAATTATGCGTATCTGTAAAACAAAGGTGCTTCATATTGGTTGGTGCTGTTTAACTGAATTACACGAACGGTAATTAGACTATGGGGGATGGTGAAAGTCTATACCTTTTGTACCGGGATGAAGCCGTTGGTGTAGCTTATTGCAGGTAAGTGATGAAAATCTGGAGCAAACCGATCACAAATCCCAATACTGCACCGATAATCTCCACAAAACGGAATTCTTTCGACATAATGCTGTTCAGTATCTGTTCCAGTTTGTCAGAGGAGAAGCCGGATACTTTCTGA is drawn from Chitinophagales bacterium and contains these coding sequences:
- a CDS encoding (Fe-S)-binding protein: MQIIQQVLFVLLAGAASWLFYKKASEIRRNILLGKAEDLNDQPAVRWRNVVLLALGQKKMFQNPLVAILHFVIYAGFVIINIEVLEIVLDGILGNHRLFAEPLGSFYTFLINAFEWLAVGVILVCVIFLSRRNIIKLKRFISKDLNGWPRSDANYILITEIILMSLFITMNAADRALQLNGNAHYHDTGNFFFSGLLAPSLQSLGDSTLIAIERACWWLHIVGIFAFLNYLPYSKHLHILLAFPNAYYARLDAPGKMRNMPSVQNEVLYAMQPELAPADAAPPARFGAKDVMDLSWKNLLDAYSCTECGRCTAACPANSTGKLLSPRKIMMATRDRLEEVGKHINQHGSFQDDGKSLLHDYISVEELRACTTCNACVQECPVSISPLDIITELRRSLIMEESNAPHEWNGMFSNTENNFAPWKFSPDERDQWANA
- a CDS encoding protein-L-isoaspartate(D-aspartate) O-methyltransferase translates to MRKFEDTYQHKGLRKKLVELLREKGITDESVLAAIGNIPRHYFLDSAFDKIAYEDRAFPIGEGQTISQPYTVAYQSQLLQIKKGDKVLEIGTGSFYQAAVLAEMGAWVHTIERQKKLYEKLKGFHLRNKYPNVKFFYGDGFEGLPTYAPFDKVIITAAAPFIPPKLVEQMKVGALMVIPVDEGEAQRMLRLTKLPDGTLKEESFEQFSFVPMLTGKNQ
- a CDS encoding phosphoribosyltransferase — translated: MNRKYILDQVTAAHKLQRMALEVAEQLSGEAAPLVIIGVKGTGMVIAEKIAQLVRQYLTNPVQVMTVSLDKQLPREVELSESIDLTGRHILLVDDVTNSGRTLLYALKPLLQYHPRTIHTLVLVERMHKQFPVNADFVGLSIATTQEDHIQVDVADGEVISAYLL
- a CDS encoding DUF2279 domain-containing protein; translated protein: MRFQKLVFFSVFLFLRISALSQYDSSLLPSKSINKKRVQLVTAGNIIGYGGTMVLLYNAWYKNYPQGKFHTFNDNKEWLQVDKVGHMYSAYIESKVSMEMWRWAGLPRKQRIWIGGMSGAIYQTAIEILDGFSTEWGWSWGDFAANIAGSGLLVAQELAWDQQKIQLKFSFHRNNYGDPILNARADDLYGKGLANRMLKDYNAQTYWLSANLKSFLPKSNLPPWLNIAVGYGAEGMFGASTNQWVDKNGIPYNRNDIVRYRQWYLSPDIDFTRIKTKKKWVKAGLFVLNAFKMPAPALQLSRNGLKMHWLYF
- a CDS encoding phospho-sugar mutase; the protein is MDAAILGRVQVWLNGNYDAETKATIAQLEKENPDELADAFYRNLEFGTGGLRGVMGVGTNRMNKYTVGMATQGFANYLKKTYGDAPVKVAIGHDSRNNSRFFAETTANVFAANGCEVYLFEALRPTPELSFAIRHLGCQAGVVCTASHNPKEYNGYKAYWNDGGQLVPPHDKNVIKEVEAITSVDEVKWSGGESRIQLMGKEMDAAYIDMVKSLSVYPDVIAKQHDLKIVYTPIHGTGITLVPDVLKAFGFTNVTIVDEQATPDGNFPTVVYPNPEESEAMHIGLQKAKALDADILLGTDPDSDRVGIGVKNHKGEWVLMNGNQTAVLAFAYMMEARRAKGIAQPNDMVVSTIVTTEMINDVAKANNVACYNVLTGFKWIAELVKAKEGKENYIVGGEESFGLMIGDKTRDKDAISAVALLCEMAAYEKNQGRTLFDKMIDLYTQYGFYYENLISITKKGMNGQKEIAAMMEGYRTNPPATINGAQVVQLLDYQLQQGKNLVTGESWSIDLPKSNVLQFITADGSKISARPSGTEPKIKFYFSVKTDLANRADFDTKLAELENKISGIVKDMQLK
- a CDS encoding (Fe-S)-binding protein — translated: MKVNTMAELMMNGETPEILFWVGCAGSFDQRAQKITKAFATILDKTGIKWAILGKEEACTGDPARRAGNEFLFQMMAYQNIQVLNGYGIKKIVTTCPHCFNTLKNEYPELGGHYEVIHHTTLLQQLIDEGKIRMKEGGSFKGKRITYHDSCYLGRANDIYEAPRKVLEALDAELVEMKRCRTKGLCCGAGGAQMFKEDEPGDKRINLERTEEALQTGAGFIASACPFCNTMMTDGVKLNEKEEAVQVLDIAEMIAMNME
- a CDS encoding TonB-dependent receptor — encoded protein: MRKLLFVFILLSISYLGFSQFPGMGGNRGGMGGQNMNIGRFYGKLVDASNKGIEGASVQLIGNRFDTVTKRMKEAILSTQLTDKQGDFNIENLPLFGNFKLKVSSLGFKTLEKSIKFDIKMPAGGPQALAQSGGFQQLLGQADKDLGNIKMEEDASTLANVTVTTTAKQFFEMGVDRKIFNVEKNINSTGQTAVEIMRNIPSLNVDIDGNVTLRNAAPQLFIDGRPTTLTLEQIPADIVEKVELITNPSAKFDASGGNAGILNVVLKKNKKVGYNGGLRYGLDSRWRSNIGGDLNLRQNKFNFFLSGNYNQRKSISTALTDRDNFGTSSKAIVLQNSNATNSGYFAFLRGGMDYFVDNRNTITVSGSYVNGVFNNEEVQRIDSTINNIFTSYSLRDAYSAAEFRNVGASLSFKHNFPKAGHEWTADINYNKSNNENNSDFTQTTYFPNSFSIKGNPILQKTLGSGSNSFVIIQTDYENPITDNSKFEAGARAQLRDFTSNNVQQFYNYNTNSFQTIPSISANFAYNDAVYAAYSIYSFKKKNWSYQLGMRAESSFYDGRILGKDSSFRVDFPISLFPSAFITYKKSDKEDIQVNYSRRINRPNFFQLIPFIDYTDPQNLNVGNAGLKPEFVNSLELSYNNAYKKGANLLINAFFKYSTNLITRYQYKGTDPLKPFDSVVFNTFTNANNSIIYGIEITNRMDVTKWWNMTANLNIFNSQINGENIANNLNNQLVSWFAKLNNNFKLKKGYSIQLSGDYQAKTVLPPGGGGGGFGGGRGGFGGGMMFGGGNVGTAQGYNLPRYAVDMSIRKDFTWKGGNTGSLTLSMNDIFRTQLQQSFAESPFFTQTFQRRRDPQVLRLNFSWRFGKFDPNLFKRKSTKGDMDGGAGSMMGGMNG